Proteins encoded together in one Panthera uncia isolate 11264 chromosome A2, Puncia_PCG_1.0, whole genome shotgun sequence window:
- the TMEM243 gene encoding transmembrane protein 243 isoform X1, with amino-acid sequence MCQAQREAGPWCLNSKSPQWLALYLSESGSITGLNSYFLFQDRIINLVVGSLTSLLILVTLISAFVFPQLPPKPLNIFFAVCISLSSITACILIYWYRQGDLEPKFRNLIYYILFSIIMLCICANLYFHDVGK; translated from the exons ATGTGTCAAGCTCAGAGAGAGGCAGGACCTTGGTGTCTTAATTCTAAGTCACCCCAGTGGCTAGCATTGTACCTTTCTGAAAGTGGATCCATCACAGGGCTAAAcagttattttctatttcaggatCGAATCATCAATTTAGTTGTTGGCAGCTTAACATCCTTATTGATTCTA GTAACGCTGAtcagtgcttttgttttccctcaaCTACCTCCAAAACCGCTGAATATATTTTTTGCTGTCTGCATCTCTTTGAGTAGTATTACTGCCTGCATACTT atctACTGGTATCGACAAGGAGACTTAGAACCGAAATTTAGAAATCTAATTTACTACATCTTATTTTCGATCATCATGTTATGTATATGTGCAAACCTGTACTTCCATGACGTGGGGAAGTGA